CCGTTAAAACAAGAGAAGTATCTTTATGGTTTCAATCTAACAATTAAAAGCCCTACGATGGTTAAATTATTAGGTAGTAATGATGCGGTCCTGGTGTTTATGGGGGCGTTTGATAGTGAGATTATTTTACAACTTCGTTCCTATAATGACCAAGTCATCATCATCTCAAGACGCGATTTTGATGAGCGGAACCCTGTCGAAACATCGAAGAGGACTGAGAGCTAACGCTGCAGATATTCCGATACCTTGAGGTTGTCCGGAGGAATACCTTTGAAGTTGCTCGTAGTTGTTAATAATCATAATAGTTTCAGCGTTATGGAATTCTGCCTTAGCCTGAGGAAATACGATGATGCAGTTGAGGTGATGGTCGCCTGCGATGCTGAACTGAATGCTGCCCATGTGGAGTTTTTTGCGAAAAACAAGATTCAACGAATGGTCTTTCACCTGGGCACCAATGGCGGTGGAAACAAGAGGCAATTGTCGGTGGTAGCGAGCGCAAAACAACTCGAGAGTCAGTCAAGGAGCCGCTCAAAGAGCCAAAGAAGCGATAACTTATTAGGTACAGTTTTCTCACTCCTCATAGATTTTGCGTTGTCATCATCCTTATTTTACTTCCTGCGAGAACAGTTTATTTTCTACAGACTCAAGAGACACAAAAAGCACGCTCTAGAGTTTATCGACAAATTCAAACCGGATGTTGTGATCTCGATCTCCGATCGTTCGCACGACTACATCGAGGCATCCACCTTATGGGCTGCGAAGCAGCGCGGCATCAAAGTGCTGGTTCCTTACGTTGCCCAATATGATATGGATGCCGCATTGGTTTATCGAATGGCCAAAAACGGCAAACCTGACCGAGAACTTCGCGCGTTTTGGCCGCCTTCACTATACAAAATCATTTCGTATTTGAGATTTAAGGATCAACTATACAAGGGGCTGTTTTTTCAATCCCCCTATGTGCTTAATGCGCACAGAAGAAGCGGAACACTTTCGGCCTATCCATGGTGGATTGGGAACGGGAACAGTGATGTTGTGTGCGTTGATTCAGGACACACCGCAAGAAAGTATTTAGAGCATCGCGTCAGGAGCGACAAGATTGTTGTCGTAGGACATGTTACTTACGATAAAGTCTTCTTCTCGTATGCTAATAGGCAGTCGATCAAGCAAGCGTTGATGAAAAAATATTCCCTAGCAAGCGACAAGAAGTTACTGATTCTGAGTATGCCTCAGTATGCTGAACAGGGTTATATGGACTGGGATCAGCACTGGGTTGAAATTGACTCGACCATCAAGGCAGTTGTCTCTACAAACAATAATCTATTGTTGTCCATCCATCCCAGAAGTGATGTAAGAAATTATGCGTCTCTGGAGAGAAAGTACCAATGTAGAATTCTGGAGGAGCCGCTCTCAGACGTAATTGGCGCGGCTGATTTATTCCTGGCCTCTAACTCTACAACTTTCACATGGGCGGCTCTCTGCGGAATCCCTGGCATAGCGCTCATGAGTCCAGTCCCATTTTTATTTTCGTATTTGGAATCATTACGCCCGGTAAGCGCTAGCTCTGATCTAACTGCTGAAATCACTAATATTCTAAAATCCCCAGCGATTTCGTTCGAGCCTGATTGGCAACAGTTGAGCAGAAACGAGGTTTTTGATGGCAAGTTCCAAGAACGCTTTCTTCGGCTCTTGAACAATATGCGATCAGTCCATCGGGCTTCACTATTGCCTACGGAGGATAGCTTTTCTTCCGCTGAGAGCCATGGAGAGCGAAGCGAGGCGAGTAGTCCGGGGTAGGCGCGGGCTGGCGGGCGAAGCAGCCAGCCCATCGTGCCGTCGAGCCATTGTGGGCGAGCATTGGCGCAGTATGCGCTCTCGTCGACTGAAGAGAAGTTAGTGTAATGCCAAGTTACCTTGAGACCCACTACACACGAGACGAATACAGCGAGACCGCTTACCCTCAGCGACTGTGCGACCATATTGTTAGCCACTACATCCGACCGCACGTCGGCAATGTGGAACAGAAAACGATCCTCGACGTCGGAAGCGGCAAGGGGAATCACCTTGTCGGATTCGCGCGCAGAGGGCTCATTGCTTTGGGCCTGGATAAGCGGAAGGAATGCCTCAAGGTACTGGATACATTCGATATTCGTGAGTGCGACTTGGAGCGCGACCCCTTCCCCTTTGAAACCGAAAGCCTGGATATTGTGTTCTCAAAGTCGGTGATCGAGCACGTTGCGAACGCGGATAACTTCTTGAAGGAGACGTACCGCATACTGAAACCCGGTGGACTTGCGATTCTCATGACGCCAGATTGGAGGACACAGGCCCATCTATTTTGGGATGACTACACGCATGTAAAACCGTGGACCCGGAAGGGTCTACAAAATGCGCTCATAATTCATGGCTTCGAGGAAGTCGAAAGCATTCTGTTTCGTCAGCTTCCCTTGCTGTGGAAGTATCCGGTACTCGAGTGGTTGGCGGATGCGATCGCCTTGGTGCCGGAGTCGTGGAAATGGAAAGATTGCGACGAGAGCGCGTTTCGTGAGTGGATTCGATTCTCGAAGGAGAAGATGCTTTTGGCAACAGCCGTGAAGCCAGCAGGATGAGGCCGGACGATCAGGTTCCCCTTGTAGGTGACTATGGAAAGA
This genomic stretch from Candidatus Methylomirabilis sp. harbors:
- a CDS encoding class I SAM-dependent methyltransferase: MPSYLETHYTRDEYSETAYPQRLCDHIVSHYIRPHVGNVEQKTILDVGSGKGNHLVGFARRGLIALGLDKRKECLKVLDTFDIRECDLERDPFPFETESLDIVFSKSVIEHVANADNFLKETYRILKPGGLAILMTPDWRTQAHLFWDDYTHVKPWTRKGLQNALIIHGFEEVESILFRQLPLLWKYPVLEWLADAIALVPESWKWKDCDESAFREWIRFSKEKMLLATAVKPAG